The following coding sequences lie in one Vitis vinifera cultivar Pinot Noir 40024 chromosome 19, ASM3070453v1 genomic window:
- the LOC100267869 gene encoding protein PAT1 homolog isoform X1: MEDGVFEGGGAGIHEASNHPDLNQFGDTSTVFDASQYAFFGKDVVEEVELGGLEDEDLPVAGFDEEEFLLDREEGEVLRSLSDIDDLASTFSKLETGVSGPRNAGIIGDRGSRESSSAAEWAQEEDLHYWFDQHMFETESLQDGKRWSSQPHASSAHLSELKPLYRTSSYPEQQQPQQLQQHQQQQHHYSSEPILVPKSSFTSYPPTGGRSLEGSPNHHSRHISHLSGGPQIALSPSNLPPFSNPQLQLPSLHHGSQFGGNLPQFAPGLSVNSRPPSQWVNQTNIFPGDHPSILNNLLQQQLPHQNGLMPPQLMLQQQPQQHRLHHPVQPSFGHLSGLQSQLFNPHLSPAPPIMNKYEAMLGIGDLRDQRPKSMQKGRPNHRFSQQGFDTSSQKSDVGWPQFRSKYMTADEIESILRMQLAATHSNDPYVDDYYHQACLAKKSAGARLKHHFCPTHLRELPPRARANSEPHAFLQVDALGRVPFSSIRRPRPLLEVDPPNSSVAGSTEQKVSEKPLEQEPMLAARVTIEDGLCLLLDVDDIDRFLQFNQLQDGGTQLRRRRQNLLEGLAASLQLVDPLGKPGHTVGLAPKDDLVFLRLVSLPKGRKLLSKYLQLLFPAVELIRIVCMAIFRHLRFLFGGLPSDSGAAETTTNLSRVVSSCVRGMDLGALSACFAAVVCSSEQPPLRPLGSSAGDGASVILKSVLERATEILTDPHVAGNCNMNNRALWQASFDEFFGLLTKYCLNKYDSIMQSLLMQASSNMTAVGADAARAISREMPVELLRASLPHTNEHQKKLLLDFAHRSMPVMGFNSQGGGSGSHVNSESVLS, translated from the exons ATGGAAGACGGTGTGTTTGAGGGTGGTGGGGCTGGTATTCATGAGGCTTCCAATCATCCGGATCTCAACCAATTTGGAGATACTTCCACAG TATTTGATGCTTCACAGTATGCATTTTTTGGTAAAGACGTCGTTGAGGAAGTTGAGTTGGGTGGATTAGAAGATGAAGATTTGCCTGTAGCTGGGTTTGATGAAGAGGAGTTCCTGTTAGACAGGGAGGAG GGTGAAGTTCTAAGGTCTTTATCTGATATTGATGATCTTGCTAGTACTTTTTCAAAG TTGGAAACAGGTGTTAGTGGACCAAGAAATGCAGGAATTATTGGTGATAGGGGATCCAGAGAAA GTTCTTCAGCTGCTGAATGGGCACAGGAAGAGGATCTACATTACTGGTTTGATCAACATATGTTTGAGACTGAAAGCCTTCAGGATGGCAAAAGATGGTCATCACAGCCCCATGCTTCTTCTGCCCATCTCTCAGAATTGAAGCCTCTGTACAGAACTTCATCATATCCTGAACAGCAGCAGCCACAGCAGCTCCAGCAGCATCAGCAGCAGCAGCATCACTACTCTAGCGAACCAATTCTAGTGCCAAAATCTTCTTTTACTTCTTATCCTCCCACAGGGGGCAGATCCCTGGAGGGTTCACCAAATCATCATTCACGCCACATCTCTCATCTTTCCGGCGGACCCCAGATTGCATTATCTCCATCAAACCTCCCTCCCTTTTCCAACCCTCAGCTTCAATTGCCCAGCTTGCATCATGGGTCCCAATTTGGTGGAAATTTACCTCAGTTTGCTCCTGGTCTCTCTGTTAATAGCCGACCACCAAGCCAATGGGTCAACCAAACCAACATATTTCCTGGAGATCATCCCAGTATCTTGAACAATTTGTTACAACAACAATTACCTCATCAAAATGGGCTAATGCCTCCACAGTTAATGCTGCAACAGCAGCCACAGCAGCATAGACTGCATCATCCAGTTCAGCCTTCATTTGGTCATTTATCAGGGCTGCAGTCCCAACTATTTAATCCCCATCTTTCCCCAGCTCCACCCATCATGAACAAATATGAAGCAATGCTTGGGATAGGTGATCTGAGGGATCAAAGACCCAAGTCAATGCAAAAAGGTAGACCGAATCATCGGTTTTCTCAACAGGGCTTTGATACTAGCAGTCAGAAGAGTGATGTTGGGTGGCCACAGTTCAGATCCAAGTATATGACAGCTGATGAAATCGAAAGTATCCTTAGAATGCAGCTTGCTGCAACACACAGTAATGATCCATATGTGGATGATTATTACCATCAGGCTTGTCTTGCAAAAAAATCTGCTGGAGCAAGATTGAAGCACCATTTCTGCCCAACTCACCTGAGGGAACTCCCTCCCCGAGCCCGTGCAAACAGTGAGCCACATGCTTTTCTCCAGGTTGATGCTCTTGGAAGGGTTCCATTCTCATCCATCCGCAGACCCCGTCCTCTTCTTGAAGTTGACCCTCCAAATTCATCTGTTGCTGGCAGCACTGAACAGAAAGTTTCTGAGAAGCCTCTGGAACAGGAACCGATGCTTGCAGCAAGAGTCACTATTGAGGATGGTCTTTGTCTTCTCCTTGATGTGGATGACATAGATCGGTTTTTACAATTCAATCAGCTCCAGGATGGTGGGACTCAGTTGAGGCGGAGACGGCAGAACCTGCTGGAAGGGCTCGCAGCATCACTTCAGTTGGTTGACCCACTTGGGAAACCTGGTCACACCGTTGGGCTGGCTCCCAAGGATGATCTTGTGTTCCTACGGTTAGTTTCACTTCCCAAAGGTAGGAAGCTTCTCTCAAAGTATCTCCAGCTACTCTTTCCAGCCGTTGAGCTCATCCGAATAGTCTGCATGGCCATTTTCCGCCATTTAAGGTTTTTATTTGGGGGCCTACCCTCTGATTCTGGAGCGGCTGAAACGACCACTAACCTCTCAAGGGTCGTTTCCTCATGTGTTCGTGGAATGGATCTCGGTGCTCTAAGTGCTTGTTTTGCAGCAGTGGTTTGTTCATCAGAGCAGCCTCCCCTTCGTCCTCTTGGAAGCTCTGCTGGTGATGGAGCTTCTGTAATACTAAAATCTGTGCTTGAACGGGCAACTGAAATTTTAACCGATCCTCATGTTGCTGGCAACTGCAATATGAATAATCGAGCCCTGTGGCAGGCCTCTTTTGACGAATTCTTTGGCCTTCTTACCAAGTACTGCTTGAACAAATATGATAGTATAATGCAGTCATTGCTCATGCAGGCCTCTTCAAACATGACAGCTGTGGGGGCAGATGCAGCTAGAGCCATCAGTAGAGAGATGCCAGTCGAGCTCTTGCGTGCAAGTCTTCCACATACCAATGAGCACCAGAAAAAGCTGTTACTGGATTTTGCACACCGCTCCATGCCTGTAATGGGATTTAATAGTCAGGGTGGCGGCAGTGGCAGTCATGTGAATTCTGAATCTGTTCTGAGTTGA
- the LOC100267869 gene encoding protein PAT1 homolog isoform X3, whose amino-acid sequence MILKSGQLFRIVGREKEWRPLVCTGEVLRSLSDIDDLASTFSKLETGVSGPRNAGIIGDRGSRESSSAAEWAQEEDLHYWFDQHMFETESLQDGKRWSSQPHASSAHLSELKPLYRTSSYPEQQQPQQLQQHQQQQHHYSSEPILVPKSSFTSYPPTGGRSLEGSPNHHSRHISHLSGGPQIALSPSNLPPFSNPQLQLPSLHHGSQFGGNLPQFAPGLSVNSRPPSQWVNQTNIFPGDHPSILNNLLQQQLPHQNGLMPPQLMLQQQPQQHRLHHPVQPSFGHLSGLQSQLFNPHLSPAPPIMNKYEAMLGIGDLRDQRPKSMQKGRPNHRFSQQGFDTSSQKSDVGWPQFRSKYMTADEIESILRMQLAATHSNDPYVDDYYHQACLAKKSAGARLKHHFCPTHLRELPPRARANSEPHAFLQVDALGRVPFSSIRRPRPLLEVDPPNSSVAGSTEQKVSEKPLEQEPMLAARVTIEDGLCLLLDVDDIDRFLQFNQLQDGGTQLRRRRQNLLEGLAASLQLVDPLGKPGHTVGLAPKDDLVFLRLVSLPKGRKLLSKYLQLLFPAVELIRIVCMAIFRHLRFLFGGLPSDSGAAETTTNLSRVVSSCVRGMDLGALSACFAAVVCSSEQPPLRPLGSSAGDGASVILKSVLERATEILTDPHVAGNCNMNNRALWQASFDEFFGLLTKYCLNKYDSIMQSLLMQASSNMTAVGADAARAISREMPVELLRASLPHTNEHQKKLLLDFAHRSMPVMGFNSQGGGSGSHVNSESVLS is encoded by the exons ATGATTTTAAAATCAGGACAGCTATTCAG GATTGTGGGAAGGGAAAAGGAATGGAGGCCATTGGTCTGTACG GGTGAAGTTCTAAGGTCTTTATCTGATATTGATGATCTTGCTAGTACTTTTTCAAAG TTGGAAACAGGTGTTAGTGGACCAAGAAATGCAGGAATTATTGGTGATAGGGGATCCAGAGAAA GTTCTTCAGCTGCTGAATGGGCACAGGAAGAGGATCTACATTACTGGTTTGATCAACATATGTTTGAGACTGAAAGCCTTCAGGATGGCAAAAGATGGTCATCACAGCCCCATGCTTCTTCTGCCCATCTCTCAGAATTGAAGCCTCTGTACAGAACTTCATCATATCCTGAACAGCAGCAGCCACAGCAGCTCCAGCAGCATCAGCAGCAGCAGCATCACTACTCTAGCGAACCAATTCTAGTGCCAAAATCTTCTTTTACTTCTTATCCTCCCACAGGGGGCAGATCCCTGGAGGGTTCACCAAATCATCATTCACGCCACATCTCTCATCTTTCCGGCGGACCCCAGATTGCATTATCTCCATCAAACCTCCCTCCCTTTTCCAACCCTCAGCTTCAATTGCCCAGCTTGCATCATGGGTCCCAATTTGGTGGAAATTTACCTCAGTTTGCTCCTGGTCTCTCTGTTAATAGCCGACCACCAAGCCAATGGGTCAACCAAACCAACATATTTCCTGGAGATCATCCCAGTATCTTGAACAATTTGTTACAACAACAATTACCTCATCAAAATGGGCTAATGCCTCCACAGTTAATGCTGCAACAGCAGCCACAGCAGCATAGACTGCATCATCCAGTTCAGCCTTCATTTGGTCATTTATCAGGGCTGCAGTCCCAACTATTTAATCCCCATCTTTCCCCAGCTCCACCCATCATGAACAAATATGAAGCAATGCTTGGGATAGGTGATCTGAGGGATCAAAGACCCAAGTCAATGCAAAAAGGTAGACCGAATCATCGGTTTTCTCAACAGGGCTTTGATACTAGCAGTCAGAAGAGTGATGTTGGGTGGCCACAGTTCAGATCCAAGTATATGACAGCTGATGAAATCGAAAGTATCCTTAGAATGCAGCTTGCTGCAACACACAGTAATGATCCATATGTGGATGATTATTACCATCAGGCTTGTCTTGCAAAAAAATCTGCTGGAGCAAGATTGAAGCACCATTTCTGCCCAACTCACCTGAGGGAACTCCCTCCCCGAGCCCGTGCAAACAGTGAGCCACATGCTTTTCTCCAGGTTGATGCTCTTGGAAGGGTTCCATTCTCATCCATCCGCAGACCCCGTCCTCTTCTTGAAGTTGACCCTCCAAATTCATCTGTTGCTGGCAGCACTGAACAGAAAGTTTCTGAGAAGCCTCTGGAACAGGAACCGATGCTTGCAGCAAGAGTCACTATTGAGGATGGTCTTTGTCTTCTCCTTGATGTGGATGACATAGATCGGTTTTTACAATTCAATCAGCTCCAGGATGGTGGGACTCAGTTGAGGCGGAGACGGCAGAACCTGCTGGAAGGGCTCGCAGCATCACTTCAGTTGGTTGACCCACTTGGGAAACCTGGTCACACCGTTGGGCTGGCTCCCAAGGATGATCTTGTGTTCCTACGGTTAGTTTCACTTCCCAAAGGTAGGAAGCTTCTCTCAAAGTATCTCCAGCTACTCTTTCCAGCCGTTGAGCTCATCCGAATAGTCTGCATGGCCATTTTCCGCCATTTAAGGTTTTTATTTGGGGGCCTACCCTCTGATTCTGGAGCGGCTGAAACGACCACTAACCTCTCAAGGGTCGTTTCCTCATGTGTTCGTGGAATGGATCTCGGTGCTCTAAGTGCTTGTTTTGCAGCAGTGGTTTGTTCATCAGAGCAGCCTCCCCTTCGTCCTCTTGGAAGCTCTGCTGGTGATGGAGCTTCTGTAATACTAAAATCTGTGCTTGAACGGGCAACTGAAATTTTAACCGATCCTCATGTTGCTGGCAACTGCAATATGAATAATCGAGCCCTGTGGCAGGCCTCTTTTGACGAATTCTTTGGCCTTCTTACCAAGTACTGCTTGAACAAATATGATAGTATAATGCAGTCATTGCTCATGCAGGCCTCTTCAAACATGACAGCTGTGGGGGCAGATGCAGCTAGAGCCATCAGTAGAGAGATGCCAGTCGAGCTCTTGCGTGCAAGTCTTCCACATACCAATGAGCACCAGAAAAAGCTGTTACTGGATTTTGCACACCGCTCCATGCCTGTAATGGGATTTAATAGTCAGGGTGGCGGCAGTGGCAGTCATGTGAATTCTGAATCTGTTCTGAGTTGA
- the LOC100267869 gene encoding protein PAT1 homolog isoform X2, with translation MILKSGQLFRLDRIVGREKEWRPLVCTGEVLRSLSDIDDLASTFSKLETGVSGPRNAGIIGDRGSRESSSAAEWAQEEDLHYWFDQHMFETESLQDGKRWSSQPHASSAHLSELKPLYRTSSYPEQQQPQQLQQHQQQQHHYSSEPILVPKSSFTSYPPTGGRSLEGSPNHHSRHISHLSGGPQIALSPSNLPPFSNPQLQLPSLHHGSQFGGNLPQFAPGLSVNSRPPSQWVNQTNIFPGDHPSILNNLLQQQLPHQNGLMPPQLMLQQQPQQHRLHHPVQPSFGHLSGLQSQLFNPHLSPAPPIMNKYEAMLGIGDLRDQRPKSMQKGRPNHRFSQQGFDTSSQKSDVGWPQFRSKYMTADEIESILRMQLAATHSNDPYVDDYYHQACLAKKSAGARLKHHFCPTHLRELPPRARANSEPHAFLQVDALGRVPFSSIRRPRPLLEVDPPNSSVAGSTEQKVSEKPLEQEPMLAARVTIEDGLCLLLDVDDIDRFLQFNQLQDGGTQLRRRRQNLLEGLAASLQLVDPLGKPGHTVGLAPKDDLVFLRLVSLPKGRKLLSKYLQLLFPAVELIRIVCMAIFRHLRFLFGGLPSDSGAAETTTNLSRVVSSCVRGMDLGALSACFAAVVCSSEQPPLRPLGSSAGDGASVILKSVLERATEILTDPHVAGNCNMNNRALWQASFDEFFGLLTKYCLNKYDSIMQSLLMQASSNMTAVGADAARAISREMPVELLRASLPHTNEHQKKLLLDFAHRSMPVMGFNSQGGGSGSHVNSESVLS, from the exons ATGATTTTAAAATCAGGACAGCTATTCAGGTTAGATAG GATTGTGGGAAGGGAAAAGGAATGGAGGCCATTGGTCTGTACG GGTGAAGTTCTAAGGTCTTTATCTGATATTGATGATCTTGCTAGTACTTTTTCAAAG TTGGAAACAGGTGTTAGTGGACCAAGAAATGCAGGAATTATTGGTGATAGGGGATCCAGAGAAA GTTCTTCAGCTGCTGAATGGGCACAGGAAGAGGATCTACATTACTGGTTTGATCAACATATGTTTGAGACTGAAAGCCTTCAGGATGGCAAAAGATGGTCATCACAGCCCCATGCTTCTTCTGCCCATCTCTCAGAATTGAAGCCTCTGTACAGAACTTCATCATATCCTGAACAGCAGCAGCCACAGCAGCTCCAGCAGCATCAGCAGCAGCAGCATCACTACTCTAGCGAACCAATTCTAGTGCCAAAATCTTCTTTTACTTCTTATCCTCCCACAGGGGGCAGATCCCTGGAGGGTTCACCAAATCATCATTCACGCCACATCTCTCATCTTTCCGGCGGACCCCAGATTGCATTATCTCCATCAAACCTCCCTCCCTTTTCCAACCCTCAGCTTCAATTGCCCAGCTTGCATCATGGGTCCCAATTTGGTGGAAATTTACCTCAGTTTGCTCCTGGTCTCTCTGTTAATAGCCGACCACCAAGCCAATGGGTCAACCAAACCAACATATTTCCTGGAGATCATCCCAGTATCTTGAACAATTTGTTACAACAACAATTACCTCATCAAAATGGGCTAATGCCTCCACAGTTAATGCTGCAACAGCAGCCACAGCAGCATAGACTGCATCATCCAGTTCAGCCTTCATTTGGTCATTTATCAGGGCTGCAGTCCCAACTATTTAATCCCCATCTTTCCCCAGCTCCACCCATCATGAACAAATATGAAGCAATGCTTGGGATAGGTGATCTGAGGGATCAAAGACCCAAGTCAATGCAAAAAGGTAGACCGAATCATCGGTTTTCTCAACAGGGCTTTGATACTAGCAGTCAGAAGAGTGATGTTGGGTGGCCACAGTTCAGATCCAAGTATATGACAGCTGATGAAATCGAAAGTATCCTTAGAATGCAGCTTGCTGCAACACACAGTAATGATCCATATGTGGATGATTATTACCATCAGGCTTGTCTTGCAAAAAAATCTGCTGGAGCAAGATTGAAGCACCATTTCTGCCCAACTCACCTGAGGGAACTCCCTCCCCGAGCCCGTGCAAACAGTGAGCCACATGCTTTTCTCCAGGTTGATGCTCTTGGAAGGGTTCCATTCTCATCCATCCGCAGACCCCGTCCTCTTCTTGAAGTTGACCCTCCAAATTCATCTGTTGCTGGCAGCACTGAACAGAAAGTTTCTGAGAAGCCTCTGGAACAGGAACCGATGCTTGCAGCAAGAGTCACTATTGAGGATGGTCTTTGTCTTCTCCTTGATGTGGATGACATAGATCGGTTTTTACAATTCAATCAGCTCCAGGATGGTGGGACTCAGTTGAGGCGGAGACGGCAGAACCTGCTGGAAGGGCTCGCAGCATCACTTCAGTTGGTTGACCCACTTGGGAAACCTGGTCACACCGTTGGGCTGGCTCCCAAGGATGATCTTGTGTTCCTACGGTTAGTTTCACTTCCCAAAGGTAGGAAGCTTCTCTCAAAGTATCTCCAGCTACTCTTTCCAGCCGTTGAGCTCATCCGAATAGTCTGCATGGCCATTTTCCGCCATTTAAGGTTTTTATTTGGGGGCCTACCCTCTGATTCTGGAGCGGCTGAAACGACCACTAACCTCTCAAGGGTCGTTTCCTCATGTGTTCGTGGAATGGATCTCGGTGCTCTAAGTGCTTGTTTTGCAGCAGTGGTTTGTTCATCAGAGCAGCCTCCCCTTCGTCCTCTTGGAAGCTCTGCTGGTGATGGAGCTTCTGTAATACTAAAATCTGTGCTTGAACGGGCAACTGAAATTTTAACCGATCCTCATGTTGCTGGCAACTGCAATATGAATAATCGAGCCCTGTGGCAGGCCTCTTTTGACGAATTCTTTGGCCTTCTTACCAAGTACTGCTTGAACAAATATGATAGTATAATGCAGTCATTGCTCATGCAGGCCTCTTCAAACATGACAGCTGTGGGGGCAGATGCAGCTAGAGCCATCAGTAGAGAGATGCCAGTCGAGCTCTTGCGTGCAAGTCTTCCACATACCAATGAGCACCAGAAAAAGCTGTTACTGGATTTTGCACACCGCTCCATGCCTGTAATGGGATTTAATAGTCAGGGTGGCGGCAGTGGCAGTCATGTGAATTCTGAATCTGTTCTGAGTTGA